The genome window GCCACGAAAGAACCTCAAGCAGGCAAGGCAGCAGTCAGGAAACGGACCAAAAGGACGACGGACGGTGAACAGCCCGCGAATGGCTCAACATCACCGTCCGCGGCAGTATCAGATCAAGATGGAACGGATACACGTCTGATTCCCACTAAatccccatccacaccaCCTAGCCCCCCTGCTGCGATAACGCCATGTCTGGAGTGGCAATCACTCTGTTATTTCTTTCATCAGCATGTCCTGCCTACCGAGAAGTCTCCCTGTGAGGGTCATCTTGCGTTTCTTCCTGAGCTATATCAAGAGAAAGGCAATGATCCTTCCTTGAGTCATGCCATCCTTAGCGTATCCTACCTTTCGTTATTCAACACCGCTCGCGTAAATGAGCTCTATGTGAATGCTAGGAAGCATTATGGCGTGGCATTGAAATCGCTCACAGCGTCACTCAGCAACAGGGAGACCTCGACTCAAGACGAGACGTTTGCAGCAGCGCTATTCTTGAGTATGTTCATGGTAAGCTTACCAACATCGACCGGATTAACCGGCACCACTTGCTTACCAAACCTCAGGATCTAAGTGGCGAGAGACAGGGGGCAGTCAATCCTCATATCCCTGGAATATGCTCTCTGATGCATCTTCGGGGTAGACCGGAGCGCAGTAGCAAATATGCCCGCAAACTATTTGGTTGGGCATTCACTCAAATAGTAAGTGGAACCACTGTAATCACACAAGCCATTGTTGACTTAGTTCGTACGTCGCAGCAAATTCAAGCGGTAGCGAATAATCAGTTTGCGTATGCCTGCTTGCCAGCGTCTATCAATATGGCGTACAATCCCGACTACGTGCTACGCTCAGGGATAATCACCAGTATGATCTCCGAGTTTTGTCAAGGGGCCAGCGAGTTCCGAAGAACCGAACACAACTACCCGCCCACCGCCAGGGCCCGGTTATTGCATTCCATTTTGGGACGGGCGTATTTCATCATGGAACAAATCAACATTTGGGACGAGGCAGTCCCTCAACATTGGAAACGCCAATTTGCCGTGCCGGGTATGGGCCAAGTGAATCATGCAGAGCAGGCTGCTTCACGAGATCCATGGACCCCATGCTTTTTGGCCGTCGTCCAGGCAGCACAAATTCTCTATCTCGTCCACGTGTTCGAGTGTTGGGAGAAGTTCGTTCCATTTGCCTCTGCGATAAACGATGAACACATTGAAGATTTCCCTGTAGAGACCTTCAGCGGGATAGACGATCGGATCAGAAGCCTGATAGAGGTGATTTGCGACACAGTGACTTACACGTTGGGACATGTCACCCCAAATCATGAATTCCAGCTGCACCCCAACAGCAAGCTGGCGAATGGATACACGCTTCTGTGGCCGATGTGGGTGGTTGTAAATTCCGGGCTTGCGACAGCAGACCAATTGACTCTCTGCCGGCTTGCTCTCGAGTGTGTTGGTTCGACCATGGGTTACCGGTTGGCCTCTGTCCTGTGCGCAGATAGCAGACCGGAAGAACCTCGTTCAAGCATACTTGAACAATCCCCAATGACTCGCAGCCTCACGGCCGTGCAGTAAGCTGCAAATAATGAACCTTTCATGCCGTGTTATGAGACACGATGACCATTGTGATTTATACCCTCGATGCTGAGACGAAAGCAGTTTGGGCGACTGTATGCCTGAACTGATTTCCCATGTCGCATTCTTTGTAACCAAAACTTGAATATCTTTTAtcatattaatatatctttgcCTCTTCATTAAAGACATTGTCCATGCTTACCTGTAAATATTTCGCTCAAACGACGTGTATCCGTGCAGTGTATCTCGCACGTCTTGAAAAGCAGGGAGCAAGGCAACTTAAATACTTCTCAGGGGGCATTCCCCAGAGCGCATATTGAAAAGCAACAACTCCCACTGGACGAAAAGCAAATAAAAAAGTCTACTAGAGCAAGAAAGGGATAAGCCAAAATCCGACAAGCCCCCACTGCCTGTTCGCAAAGGGTCACCAGAACGGGTTAGCGGGGTGATCTTCGTAGGGCTGTACAGGATAAGCCGGTGGTGAAATGCCGTCCACTCGGACACTGAATATCTTAG of Aspergillus luchuensis IFO 4308 DNA, chromosome 7, nearly complete sequence contains these proteins:
- a CDS encoding Zn(II)2Cys6 transcription factor (COG:S;~EggNog:ENOG410PXK8;~InterPro:IPR036864,IPR021858,IPR001138;~PFAM:PF00172;~go_function: GO:0000981 - DNA-binding transcription factor activity, RNA polymerase II-specific [Evidence IEA];~go_function: GO:0008270 - zinc ion binding [Evidence IEA];~go_process: GO:0006355 - regulation of transcription, DNA-templated [Evidence IEA]); translated protein: MVFPGRLSTGCYVCRRRKVKCDGARPACRRCVTQGRQCTGYPDAFAFREYKATKEPQAGKAAVRKRTKRTTDGEQPANGSTSPSAAVSDQDGTDTRLIPTKSPSTPPSPPAAITPCLEWQSLCYFFHQHVLPTEKSPCEGHLAFLPELYQEKGNDPSLSHAILSVSYLSLFNTARVNELYVNARKHYGVALKSLTASLSNRETSTQDETFAAALFLSMFMDLSGERQGAVNPHIPGICSLMHLRGRPERSSKYARKLFGWAFTQIQIQAVANNQFAYACLPASINMAYNPDYVLRSGIITSMISEFCQGASEFRRTEHNYPPTARARLLHSILGRAYFIMEQINIWDEAVPQHWKRQFAVPGMGQVNHAEQAASRDPWTPCFLAVVQAAQILYLVHVFECWEKFVPFASAINDEHIEDFPVETFSGIDDRIRSLIEVICDTVTYTLGHVTPNHEFQLHPNSKLANGYTLLWPMWVVVNSGLATADQLTLCRLALECVGSTMGYRLASVLCADSRPEEPRSSILEQSPMTRSLTAVQ